In the Quercus lobata isolate SW786 chromosome 5, ValleyOak3.0 Primary Assembly, whole genome shotgun sequence genome, one interval contains:
- the LOC115990780 gene encoding uncharacterized protein LOC115990780 encodes MREGETLKAYSDRYWEMYNEIEGNYDDVAISTFKRGLPTEHGLRKSLTGKPVTSVRQLMDRIDKYKRVEEDQQTRKGKAKVVPQERRDFRSDRIINSNRPRRDYSEQSGSTGASAVHAVFREPLHKILEKVKGEPFFQWPNRMAGDPLKHNQNLYCAYHQEPGHTTNDCRNLKNHLDRLVREGKLRHLLHHPVGWQEQSNIETRQSVLRPPIGTINVILAAPGRTGSNPLRVMSVGRLPSEADGRESKRARASPTPLIGFSDEDKLGTL; translated from the coding sequence atgcgggAAGGGGAGACACTGAAGGCCTACTCAgacaggtactgggaaatgtataatgagatagaaGGAAATTACGATGATGTCGCCATTAGTACATTCAAGAGGGGCCTGCCGACAGAGCACGGCTTAAGAAAATCCCTCACTGGGAAGCCAGTCACCagcgtgcgccaactcatggacagaATTGATAAGTACAAAAGGGTTGAGGAAGACCAGCAGACGAGAAAGGGCAAAGCTAAGGTTGtccctcaagagaggagggatttcaggtcagaCCGCATTATCAACAGTAATAGGCCGAGGAGAGATTACTCGGAACAGTCTGGTTCTACTGGGGCATCAGCGgtccatgctgtgttccgagaaccacTACACAAGATCCTAGAGAAGGTAAAGGGCGAACCGTTCTTTCAATGGCCGAACAGGATGGCAGGTGACCCCTTGAAACATAATCAGAATCTATATTGCGCGTACCACCAAGAGCCAGGCCACACCACCAATGATTGCAGGAATCTAAAAAACCATTTGGACCGGCTAGTCCGAGAGGGGAAGTTGAGACATTTATTGCATCACCCTGTCGGATGGCAGGAGCAATCAAACATCGAAACCAGGCAAAGCGTATTGAGGCCGCCCATTGGGACAATAAatgtcatcctcgccgcaccTGGAAGAACCGGATCCAATCCTCTCAGAGTAATGTCAGTGGGCAGGCTCCCGTCTGAAGCCGATGGCAGGGAATCTAAAAGGGCCAGAGCGAGTCCCACGCCCTTAATcggattctcggatgaggacaAACTGGGAACCCTTTAA
- the LOC115990779 gene encoding uncharacterized protein LOC115990779: protein MLRIGGYDVKRVLVDQGSTVEVVYPDLYKGLNLKPEDLSAYDSPLVSFEGKTVTPKGMIRLPVQTDSDVVEVNFIVVDAYSPYTVIVARPWLHALGAVPSTLHQKVKYPSGGQVKEIIGNQAMVRQCMVSAISR from the coding sequence ATGCTCAGAATTGGGGGTTATGACGTCAAGAGGGTGCTAGTTGATCAAGGCAGCACCGTGGAAGTAGTGTATCCCGACTTGTATAAAGGATTGAACCTAAAGCCAGAGGACCTGTCGGCATACGACTCCCCTTTGGTCAGTTTCGAAGGAAAAACAGTCACCCCGAAAGGCATGATCAGGCTGCCTGTACAAACAGATTCTGACGTGGTGGAAGTGAACTTCATTGTGGTAGATGCATACTCCCCCTACACAGTTATCGTGGCCCGACCATGGCTTCATGCACTAGGGGCTGTGCCATCAACCCTacaccaaaaagtgaagtatccATCAGGAGGTCAAGTCAAAGAAATAATAGGAAACCAAGCGATGGTcaggcaatgcatggtgtccgCAATCTCGCGATGA